From the Chelonoidis abingdonii isolate Lonesome George chromosome 4, CheloAbing_2.0, whole genome shotgun sequence genome, the window TGTGAGCCCTGGGGCACCCCAATGTCTGTGATGAGAAGGGGGGTGACCTGCTGGTAATAAAGAGGAACTGGGAGAGACAGCACGATCagagggggtgctgtggggtacTGGGTAGAAGAGATGGGGGGCTGGCATGGTCAGAGAGGTGGGACACCTTGCTGGTTTTTCAGGTTCAGGGGAGGCAGCCCCAGGATCCCCCAATAAGACAAAGGTTTGCGGAGCTCCAGAGGAGTATGGGGGATCCCCGGAGAACCCCCTGCCTCGGTGTCAGACCCCAGACCCAGGTAACACAAAACCAGCCAAACCTTTATTGTCTCCAAACTGAAGAGAAGGTGGATTTCGGGGGGGCTGGTGAAGGGGGTTTGATCCCAGGCAGGGAGGCGAGGGCTGTGTGTTGGGGGGCCGGGGGAGACATCCTGTGGGGACAGGGTGGGTCTCTGCGCCCTCCCCCTGATCTCACTGCACGGCCTGTTCATTTGCGCTGCTGCTGGAATCTTGGGGTTTCATGACGTCGGGGAGCTCCGGGGGGCTGGAGAAGGGGTCGATGCGGAGAGTCTCGAAGGAGTCatctggagaaggagagagggtcAGAGAGGCAGGATCAGCCCCCCAGGCTCCCCACGGCCTCTTCCCCCCAAGCACTCACCCCCGGCTCGGAAAGCCAGGCCCACTGTGGCCGGGGCCTGGGGCCGCGCCGTCTGGCTGGTGAAGCCGCAGTCTCCCAGGGTCTTGCTGTCGTCTAGCAGCTGGTCATCCTGGGACAGAGAGCGGAGCAGCGCCGCATGAGCCGcaaagatgcagctgcctctggggcggggcagctggggaaccacCGCATATAACACAGCACAGGGACTGATGGccaaggggagagcgccccctgcctgctcccctcagCACGTGACCCCTGTCGAGCCCCTGGCCCAcagcctcccctgcccagccccccctgcccgtAGCCCCCCTACCcactactccctgtcccctggcactccctgccccagcccccaccagcccctgcccaactcccctgccccatggcaccccctgcccagccggTCCCACCAGTCCCATATGCCCCATGCacgc encodes:
- the ELOB gene encoding elongin-B, which produces MAAGQHPVRAERIGGILKAAPEEQRFYKDDQLLDDSKTLGDCGFTSQTARPQAPATVGLAFRAGDDSFETLRIDPFSSPPELPDVMKPQDSSSSANEQAVQ